The Populus alba chromosome 6, ASM523922v2, whole genome shotgun sequence genomic interval TCATACATTTGCCTGACTCAACAGAAATCTATTCGACATAGCAGGTATATAGTGTATGGAAATGCATATCTTTCCTCGGATACTGGTATCAGTTTTAACAATCAATAACAAGACACAAGGAGccaaaactaaataagaaacaCAAATACAGTTCTCCAAACACTAATTGGAATAAATTTGAGTTATCAAGgagcaaaaaaaatcattcttagaCAGTCCATGAGTTCCATGAAGAGCCTAACACGTTCACATACACTGTCCCATGTGAATTATTCCATGAATCCATTCATTGTTTGCATACCAATTGAACTTCAAAGCTGCTAAATTTGATGGATGCAGAAAAGAAGTTTGGcaagcatgaaaacaaaattcttaTGGAGGATGGCTCAGAAGTAGAGGAATTGGATGCTTTAAGGGAGAATGAtcacttgtttattttttaatgttaagagAATAAAACCAATACCCCATCATCAGCCTACATGTTCAGCGCCTTTTGAGtttcaattttgtaaaaaacatgGTAAAAGTTCAAGATACGTAATATATGCTGATTTTTGCGGGTGTACATATGCGCAATTGTGAGTGTTCATGGGTCTATGTCTTTATACACTTGCATTTATGTAGGCATACTATGTTATAATCCAGTAGCCACAGGCATACCCTAATCCTAACGTGAAAAGAAAACGATAACTGCAATCTGAATGCCAAGCCTCTGATAAAAACATAGAAGATAATAACACGAGACCTTTGAGCTTACCGTTCCTATTATGTGTCATTGAGCATGCCTAGCACAGCATAAGCAGCTTTCTGAAACCTTTCCTTCTCTTCCTCCAAGTCTTTCTTCCTCTCAAAAGCTGTATCTTTGCATTTCCCTATCTCTTCCATTATCCCACCCGTGGTTTGATCAATTTCACTGCACAGAGTTCATCAAGCATCAAACAAATTCACAGAATATAAGttaaaaaacttcaagaaaaaagagagagaaaatataccttcttttttcaaaaatttaaaacagtaatagaaattttaaagaaatttcttATCTTAAAGCTGATAATTAACTCACGTTATCATCTTAAGCATGTTGCCCTTTGCCATCTGAAACTGCTGTGACGTATCTGTAcacaaaaataagaataaaatgactaaaaatcaacataaaacaTCGTTTTTGTTACCATCGTTAATAAAATCAAGAGCTTCATTTCAGTTTCTTGAGTAAGAATCATAACAGATAATCTAATAAGGATTATATGTCGCTAATATTAGTTAAAATTTTCCACAATTATTCAAAATTCCACGTTTCAAGAGTCCTGAGAAGAcccttttttaaccaaaaaagcAAAATATGCATAGTAATCGCAACCAAACAGAGATCAATATGTAAAACATTATCATTAACAAACAGCCTTATctaattattatgaaattattttttttccctcaaacTATTTAGCTTAACCTAAATCAACCACGGAAATTCTAGAAGACACTAACAAAATTTGTACGAtctgaattaaaaagaaaatcaacagCGTAAAATCATTTGATATCTAAATCTAATTAGAACAGATAACTGAATGCTTTagcaaaattcaattaataaataaaacgcTTGAAAATGATAGTTTAAGATttgattataataacaaaatcatataataataataacagcaacaccaaaacaaaaactaacctAAATTGATATTATTCGAAGCGTAATGAGTGCATAATATACAAAATTGAAGATGTGAAATacgaaatttaaaaaacaataacggAGAGAAATGAACTCGAGGCAGAGAGAGGGACGAACCGTAAACGAGAGAAGAGAGCAGAGATTCGGATTCGGATTCTGATGGTTCAGCGGGAAGAAGAAGGTTTGGATCGAGCTCGCTTGGTGCGGTAGTCGCCATTGAAGATATAGCTTCTTTTTGAGAGATAGATTGTTTGTTATGGAATCAGAGGGAGCGTGAAATGGAAGGATCGTATAGAGcgggatttttaaaatttctgcAGGAGCTGAAATGTCAAAAAACACCCTCCACTGAATTTTGACAAGGGCGTAGAAATCAAAGGGAATATTATtgttatacatttttttaaaattattgaattatgaTTTCAATTTATTAAGTTGTTTGAGTGCATGATagtgataatttttaaagtatatttttatttaaaaatatattttttatttattaaatttattttttacatcatcgtatcaaaataatcaaaaaatataaaaaaaataattttaaaatataccaagttgatttttttttgttgcagttTCATTCTCCATAATGTATTCCCCTGTCAAGTTTAatcctcatttttattattattttctttgctttgacaagatttatgaaatatatattatttt includes:
- the LOC118053462 gene encoding uncharacterized protein gives rise to the protein MATTAPSELDPNLLLPAEPSESESESLLSSLVYDTSQQFQMAKGNMLKMITEIDQTTGGIMEEIGKCKDTAFERKKDLEEEKERFQKAAYAVLGMLNDT